A single genomic interval of Spinacia oleracea cultivar Varoflay chromosome 6, BTI_SOV_V1, whole genome shotgun sequence harbors:
- the LOC110792009 gene encoding glycine-rich cell wall structural protein 1.8-like isoform X1, translated as MAYRKTSYVVFFLVLGVGICTATRALLTFELGGHTDLGVGVDVGVGGYAGGAGSGGGGGAVHGGGAGGYGGGSGEGGGAAGTGVGYAGGGGSGRGGGSGRGGGGGAAHGGGAAGGYGGGSGEGGGAAGSGAAYAGGGGSGSGGGGGSAHGGGAAGGYGGGSGEGGGAAGSGATYAAGGGSGSGGGGGAAHGGGATGGYGGGSGEGGGAAGSGAAYAGGGGSGSGGGGGAAHGGGAAGGYGGGSGEGGGAAGSGATYAAGGGSGSGGGGGAAHGGGATGGYGGGSGEGGGAAGSGAAYAGGGGSGKGGGGGAAHGGAAAGGYGGGSGEGGGAAGSGAAYAGGGGSGSGGGGGATHGGGEAGGYGGGSGEGGGIAGGGATYGGGAGGGSGGGGAYGAGGEHAAGGGGGGGHGGGATGGGSAYGGGAGGGSGGGGAYGAGGEHAGGEGGGHGGGYGDGGAGGHVSGGGGGSGGGGGAAYGGTAAGGGYGSGGGAGGGASEGGHAYGVGGGGGSGGGGGFAGEGAHAGGYGAGGGEGGGHGGYMP; from the coding sequence ATGGCTTACCGAAAAACGTCTTATGTTGTTTTCTTTTTGGTGTTAGGAGTAGGTATATGCACTGCCACTAGGGCTCTCCTCACTTTTGAACTTGGAGGGCATACTGATCTTGGTGTTGGGGTCGATGTTGGTGTAGGTGGTTATGCCGGGGGAGCGGGAAgtggtggaggtggtggagCGGTTCATGGAGGAGGTGCGGGAGGATATGGGGGCGGCAGTGGTGAAGGAGGCGGTGCAGCTGGTACTGGAGTTGGCTATGCTGGTGGAGGAGGTAGTGGAAGAGGTGGAGGTAGTGGAAGAGGTGGAGGCGGTGGAGCAGCTCATGGTGGAGGAGCTGCTGGAGGATATGGTGGCGGTAGTGGTGAAGGAGGTGGTGCAGCTGGTAGTGGAGCTGCATATGCGGGTGGGGGAGGTAGTGGAAGTGGTGGAGGTGGTGGATCAGCTCATGGAGGAGGAGCTGCTGGAGGATATGGTGGCGGTAGTGGTGAAGGAGGTGGTGCAGCTGGTAGTGGAGCTACATATGCGGCTGGTGGAGGTAGTGGAAgtggtggaggtggtggagCAGCTCATGGAGGAGGAGCTACTGGAGGATATGGTGGTGGTAGTGGTGAAGGAGGTGGTGCAGCTGGTAGTGGAGCTGCATATGCGGGTGGGGGAGGTAGTGGAAgtggtggaggtggtggagCAGCTCATGGAGGAGGAGCTGCTGGAGGATATGGTGGCGGTAGTGGTGAAGGAGGTGGTGCAGCTGGTAGTGGAGCTACATATGCGGCTGGTGGAGGTAGTGGAAgtggtggaggtggtggagCAGCTCATGGAGGAGGAGCTACTGGAGGATATGGTGGTGGTAGTGGTGAAGGAGGCGGTGCAGCTGGTAGTGGAGCTGCATATGCCGGTGGAGGAGGTAGCGGAAAGGGTGGAGGCGGTGGAGCAGCTCATGGAGGAGCTGCTGCTGGAGGATATGGTGGCGGTAGTGGTGAAGGAGGTGGTGCAGCTGGTAGTGGAGCTGCATATGCTGGTGGAGGAGGTAGTGGAAGTGGTGGAGGCGGTGGAGCAACTCATGGAGGAGGAGAAGCTGGAGGATATGGTGGTGGTAGTGGTGAAGGAGGTGGTATAGCTGGTGGTGGAGCCACTTACGGCGGTGGTGCCGGTGGAGGAAGTGGTGGAGGTGGGGCATATGGAGCTGGAGGCGAGCATGCAGCCGGTGGCGGTGGAGGTGGAGGCCATGGAGGTGGGGCAACTGGTGGTGGGTCTGCCTACGGTGGTGGTGCTGGTGGTGGTAGTGGGGGTGGTGGTGCTTATGGGGCTGGAGGAGAGCATGCCGGTGGTGAAGGTGGTGGCCATGGAGGTGGGTATGGTGATGGTGGGGCTGGTGGACATGTCTCTGGAGGCGGAGGAggaagtggtggtggtggtggagcggCCTATGGAGGTACTGCTGCAGGAGGTGGATACGGTAGTGGCGGTGGAGCAGGAGGAGGTGCAAGTGAAGGAGGTCATGCATACGGTGTTGGTGGGGGTGGAGGATCCGGTGGTGGCGGTGGATTCGCTGGTGAAGGAGCCCATGCTGGTGGTTATGGGGCTGGTGGCGGTGAAGGGGGTGGCCACGGAGGATACATGCCTTGA